Proteins encoded within one genomic window of Streptomyces kaniharaensis:
- a CDS encoding NADH-quinone oxidoreductase subunit D, with translation MSTQHYEEAPGASPGAEEAQARETTEGRVFTVTGGDWGEVVEAVGRADDERIIVNMGPQHPSTHGVLRLILEIDGETVKEARCGVGYLHTGIEKNMELRNWVQGTTFVTRMDYLTPLFNETAYCLAVEKLLGITGDIPDRATVIRVMMMELNRIASHLVCLATGGMEIGSTTLMIYGFRDRELILDVFELVTGLRMNHAYVRPGGLAQDLPPGAVDQIREAIKVLRSRMHEYDKLATGNPVFKARLVDVGFLDLPGCLALGATGPILRATGLPHDLRKTDPYCGYENYDFEVAIADSADSFGRFLIRLEEMKQSLRIVEQCLDRLRPGPVMVADKKIAWPAQLAVGPDGMGNSLDHIRKIMGTSMEALIHHFKLVTEGFRVPVGQAYAAVESPKGELGVHVVSDGGTRPYRVHFRDPSFTNLQTMAAMCEGGQVADVIVAVAGIDPVMGGVDR, from the coding sequence ATGAGCACTCAGCACTACGAAGAGGCGCCCGGAGCCAGCCCCGGGGCCGAGGAGGCCCAGGCCCGGGAGACCACCGAGGGCCGGGTCTTCACGGTCACCGGCGGCGACTGGGGCGAGGTGGTCGAGGCGGTCGGCCGGGCCGACGACGAGCGCATCATCGTCAACATGGGTCCGCAGCACCCGTCCACGCACGGTGTGCTGCGGCTGATCCTGGAGATCGACGGCGAGACGGTGAAGGAGGCCCGCTGCGGCGTCGGCTACCTCCACACCGGCATCGAGAAGAACATGGAGCTCCGCAACTGGGTCCAGGGCACCACCTTCGTGACCCGGATGGACTACCTGACCCCGCTGTTCAACGAGACCGCCTACTGCCTGGCGGTCGAGAAGCTGCTCGGCATCACCGGCGACATCCCGGACCGGGCCACCGTCATCCGCGTCATGATGATGGAGCTCAACCGGATCGCCTCGCACCTGGTCTGCCTCGCCACCGGCGGTATGGAGATCGGCTCCACGACGCTGATGATCTACGGGTTCCGGGACCGCGAGCTGATCCTGGACGTCTTCGAGCTGGTCACCGGCCTGCGGATGAACCACGCGTACGTCCGCCCCGGCGGCCTCGCCCAGGACCTGCCGCCCGGCGCCGTCGACCAGATCCGCGAGGCGATCAAGGTCCTGCGCTCCCGGATGCACGAGTACGACAAACTCGCCACCGGTAACCCGGTGTTCAAGGCCCGCCTGGTGGACGTCGGCTTCCTCGACCTGCCCGGCTGCCTGGCCCTCGGCGCGACCGGCCCGATCCTGCGGGCCACCGGCCTGCCGCACGACCTGCGCAAGACCGACCCGTACTGCGGCTACGAGAACTACGACTTCGAGGTCGCGATCGCCGACAGCGCCGACTCCTTCGGTCGCTTCCTGATCCGCCTGGAGGAGATGAAGCAGTCGCTGCGGATCGTCGAGCAGTGCCTCGACCGGCTGCGTCCCGGCCCGGTGATGGTGGCTGACAAGAAGATCGCCTGGCCCGCCCAACTCGCCGTCGGCCCCGACGGGATGGGCAACTCGCTCGACCACATCCGCAAGATCATGGGCACCTCGATGGAGGCCCTGATCCACCACTTCAAGCTGGTCACCGAGGGCTTCCGGGTCCCGGTCGGCCAGGCGTACGCGGCGGTCGAGTCGCCCAAGGGCGAGCTGGGCGTGCACGTGGTCAGCGACGGCGGGACGCGCCCGTACCGGGTCCACTTCAGGGACCCGTCGTTCACCAATCTGCAGACGATGGCGGCGATGTGCGAGGGCGGCCAGGTCGCCGACGTGATCGTCGCGGTGGCCGGGATCGACCCGGTGATGGGAGGCGTGGACCGGTGA
- the nuoE gene encoding NADH-quinone oxidoreductase subunit NuoE, which translates to MTDVQLGMPALPARPYPEEVRARLAADAAELIGRYPVARSALLPLLHLVQAEEGFVSPTGIRFCAEQLDLTTAEVTAVATFYTMYRRRPAGKYHVGVCTNTLCAVLGGDQIFDELQEHLGIRNNETTDDGQISIEHIECNAACDYAPVVMVNWEFFDDQTPESAKRLVDDLRAGREVRPTRGARLCGFKETARILAGFPDERPGANDESGAGGAPSMAGLRLAKGEALPGTGGTKVVSPRHEERPGQEGTEA; encoded by the coding sequence GTGACAGACGTCCAGTTGGGGATGCCGGCGCTGCCGGCCAGGCCGTACCCCGAGGAGGTGCGCGCCCGGCTCGCCGCCGACGCCGCGGAGCTGATCGGCCGCTACCCGGTGGCCCGTTCGGCGCTGCTGCCGCTGCTGCACCTGGTGCAGGCCGAGGAGGGCTTCGTCAGCCCGACCGGCATCCGGTTCTGCGCCGAGCAGCTGGACCTCACCACCGCCGAGGTCACCGCGGTCGCCACCTTCTACACCATGTACCGGCGGCGTCCGGCCGGGAAGTACCACGTCGGCGTCTGCACCAACACCCTGTGCGCGGTGCTCGGCGGCGACCAGATCTTCGACGAGCTCCAGGAGCACCTGGGCATCCGCAACAACGAGACCACCGACGACGGCCAGATCTCGATCGAGCACATCGAGTGCAACGCGGCCTGCGACTACGCCCCCGTGGTGATGGTCAACTGGGAGTTCTTCGACGACCAGACCCCGGAGAGCGCCAAGCGGCTGGTCGACGACCTGCGCGCGGGCCGCGAGGTGCGGCCCACCCGCGGCGCCCGGCTGTGCGGCTTCAAGGAGACCGCCCGGATCCTGGCCGGCTTCCCCGACGAGCGCCCCGGCGCCAACGACGAGTCCGGCGCCGGCGGCGCGCCCTCGATGGCGGGCCTGCGCCTGGCCAAGGGCGAGGCCCTGCCCGGCACCGGCGGCACCAAGGTCGTGTCACCCCGCCACGAGGAACGGCCGGGCCAGGAAGGGACCGAAGCGTGA
- the nuoF gene encoding NADH-quinone oxidoreductase subunit NuoF yields MTSAEPAEKLLTPVLSASWEDRRPWTLATYRRHQGYVGLKAALKMPPDDVIALVKDAGLRGRGGAGFPTGMKWQFIPQNDGKPHYLVVNADESEPGTCKDIPLLFANPHALIEGMIIASYAIRCDHAFIYLRGEVVPVLRRLHAAVAEAYEAGLLGRNILRSGVDLDITVHAGAGAYICGEETALLDSLEGRRGQPRLRPPFPAIAGLYACPTVVNNVESIASVPPILARGKEWFKSLGTEKSPGFTLYSLSGHVTNPGQYEAPLGITLRQLLDMSGGVRAGHRLKFWTPGGSSTPMFTDEHLDVPLDYEGVGAAGSMLGTKALQIFDETTCVVRAVTRWTEFYAHESCGKCTPCREGTYWLVQLLKRIEAGEGVDGDLEKLLDIADNINGKSFCALGDGAASPIVSSLQHFRAEYEQHLAERRCPFDPAASTVWADGSRPGHQSATEREVHA; encoded by the coding sequence ATGACCTCCGCCGAGCCGGCCGAGAAGCTGCTCACCCCGGTCCTGTCCGCCTCCTGGGAGGACAGGCGCCCGTGGACGCTGGCCACCTACCGCCGCCACCAGGGCTACGTGGGCCTGAAGGCGGCCCTCAAGATGCCCCCGGACGACGTGATCGCGCTGGTAAAGGACGCCGGCCTGCGCGGCCGCGGCGGCGCCGGCTTCCCGACCGGCATGAAGTGGCAGTTCATCCCGCAGAACGACGGCAAGCCGCACTACCTGGTGGTCAACGCGGACGAGTCCGAGCCGGGCACCTGCAAGGACATCCCGCTGCTGTTCGCCAACCCGCACGCGCTGATCGAGGGGATGATCATCGCCTCGTACGCGATCCGCTGCGACCACGCGTTCATCTACCTGCGCGGCGAGGTCGTCCCGGTGCTGCGCCGCCTGCACGCGGCGGTCGCGGAGGCGTACGAGGCGGGGCTGCTGGGCCGGAACATCCTCCGCTCCGGCGTCGACCTCGACATCACCGTGCACGCCGGCGCCGGCGCCTACATCTGCGGCGAGGAGACGGCGCTGCTCGACTCGCTGGAGGGCCGCCGCGGCCAGCCCCGGTTGCGGCCCCCGTTCCCGGCCATCGCGGGCCTGTACGCCTGTCCGACGGTGGTCAACAACGTCGAGTCGATCGCGTCGGTGCCGCCGATCCTGGCCCGGGGCAAGGAGTGGTTCAAGAGCCTGGGCACCGAGAAGTCCCCCGGCTTCACGCTCTACTCGCTGTCCGGCCACGTCACCAACCCGGGCCAGTACGAGGCCCCGCTGGGCATCACGCTGCGCCAGCTGCTGGACATGAGCGGCGGCGTCCGCGCCGGCCACCGGCTCAAGTTCTGGACCCCGGGCGGCTCGTCCACCCCGATGTTCACCGACGAGCACCTGGACGTTCCGCTGGACTACGAGGGCGTCGGCGCGGCCGGCTCGATGCTCGGCACCAAGGCCCTGCAGATCTTCGACGAGACGACCTGCGTGGTGCGGGCCGTCACCCGCTGGACCGAGTTCTACGCCCACGAGTCCTGCGGCAAGTGCACCCCGTGCCGCGAAGGCACCTACTGGCTGGTCCAGTTGCTCAAGCGGATCGAGGCCGGTGAGGGCGTCGACGGGGATCTGGAGAAGCTCCTCGACATCGCCGACAACATCAACGGCAAGTCCTTCTGCGCGCTCGGCGACGGCGCGGCCAGCCCGATCGTCTCCTCGCTGCAGCACTTCCGGGCCGAGTACGAGCAGCACCTGGCCGAGCGCCGCTGCCCGTTCGACCCGGCCGCCTCCACCGTCTGGGCCGACGGGTCCCGCCCCGGCCACCAGTCCGCCACCGAAAGGGAGGTGCACGCGTGA
- a CDS encoding NADH-quinone oxidoreductase subunit G, whose protein sequence is MTITEPSAATGDKARVELVTLTIDGVEVQVPKGTLVIRAAERIGTQIPRFCDHPLLDPAGACRQCIVEIEGQRKPVASCTIPVAEGMVVRTQLSSPVAEKAQRGVMELLLINHPLDCPVCDKGGECPLQNQAMSTGDADSRFEGMKRTYEKPVPISSQVLLDRERCVLCARCTRFSQQIAGDPFIDLVERGALQQVGTGQGDDFESYFSGNTIQICPVGALTSAAYRFRSRPFDLVSSPSVCEHCASGCAQRTDHRRGKVLRRLAGEDPAVNEEWNCDKGRFAFRYAQQRDRITTPLVREDGELVPASWPEALARAAAGLRGARTGVLAGGRVTVEDAYAYAKFARVVLGTNDVDFRARPHSGEEADFLAAAVAGRGVDVDGAGLTYEDLEQAPAVLLAGFEPEEESPIVFLRLRKACRSRGLKVFSVAAFASRGLAKLRGALLPAAPGTEPEWFAALAADEPLNDDAGQAAELLRSPGAVILAGERLAAVPGALTTVLRLAHATGARLAWVPRRAGERGAVEAGALPGLLPGGRPVAAPAARAEAAAAWGVPDLPSRLGRDTEQILKAAAHGELDALLVGGVDPDDLPDPALADEALAAVPFVVSLELRPSAVTARADVVLPVAAVAEKAGTFLDWEGRVRMFESALKPDQQMGRHLHSDVRVLDMLADALGHRLGLPDVRAARLELDRFTPWTGERAADPAAHPGLLPRPAAGQAVLAGWRQLLDNGTLQQGDPHLAGTRHRAVARISAATAKELGAKELGAEVGADETAGRALRLTGPAGSLTLPLEITDSLPDRTVWIPLNSTPGGAYRTLGTTVGHLVTIAAADLEPAVRDGADGEEATEATEATEATEGEDR, encoded by the coding sequence GTGACGATCACAGAGCCATCCGCCGCCACGGGCGACAAGGCCCGGGTCGAGCTGGTCACGCTCACCATCGACGGCGTCGAAGTGCAGGTCCCCAAGGGGACGTTGGTGATCCGGGCCGCCGAGCGGATCGGCACCCAGATCCCGCGCTTCTGCGACCACCCGCTGCTCGACCCGGCCGGCGCCTGCCGGCAGTGCATCGTCGAGATCGAGGGCCAGCGCAAGCCCGTCGCGTCCTGCACCATCCCGGTCGCCGAGGGCATGGTGGTCCGCACCCAGCTCAGCTCGCCGGTGGCCGAGAAGGCCCAGCGCGGCGTGATGGAGCTGCTGCTGATCAACCACCCGCTGGACTGCCCGGTCTGCGACAAGGGCGGCGAGTGCCCGCTGCAGAACCAGGCGATGTCCACCGGCGACGCCGACTCCCGCTTCGAGGGGATGAAGCGCACCTACGAGAAGCCCGTCCCGATCAGCAGCCAGGTGCTGCTGGACCGGGAGCGCTGCGTGCTGTGCGCGCGCTGCACCCGCTTCTCGCAGCAGATCGCGGGGGACCCGTTCATCGACCTGGTCGAGCGCGGCGCGCTCCAGCAGGTCGGCACCGGCCAGGGCGACGACTTCGAGTCCTACTTCTCCGGCAACACCATCCAGATCTGCCCGGTCGGCGCGCTGACCTCGGCGGCCTACCGTTTCCGCTCCCGCCCGTTCGACCTGGTCTCCTCGCCGAGCGTCTGCGAGCACTGCGCCTCCGGCTGCGCCCAGCGCACCGACCACCGGCGCGGCAAGGTGCTGCGGCGCCTGGCCGGCGAGGACCCGGCGGTCAACGAGGAGTGGAACTGCGACAAGGGCCGGTTCGCCTTCCGGTACGCCCAGCAGCGCGACCGGATCACCACTCCGCTGGTCCGCGAGGACGGCGAACTCGTGCCCGCTTCCTGGCCGGAGGCGCTGGCCCGGGCAGCCGCGGGCTTGCGCGGCGCCCGCACCGGCGTGCTGGCCGGCGGCCGGGTCACCGTCGAGGACGCCTACGCGTACGCGAAGTTCGCGCGCGTGGTGCTCGGCACCAACGACGTCGACTTCCGGGCCCGCCCGCACAGCGGCGAGGAGGCGGACTTCCTGGCCGCCGCCGTCGCCGGACGCGGCGTGGACGTGGACGGTGCGGGCCTCACCTACGAGGACCTGGAGCAGGCGCCGGCCGTCCTGCTGGCGGGCTTCGAGCCCGAGGAGGAGTCGCCGATCGTCTTCCTGCGGCTGCGCAAGGCCTGCCGCAGCCGCGGCCTCAAGGTGTTCTCGGTGGCCGCGTTCGCCTCCCGGGGCCTGGCCAAGCTGCGCGGCGCGCTGCTGCCGGCCGCCCCCGGCACCGAGCCGGAGTGGTTCGCGGCCCTGGCCGCAGACGAGCCGCTGAACGACGACGCCGGGCAGGCCGCCGAACTGCTGCGCAGCCCCGGTGCGGTGATCCTCGCGGGCGAGCGGCTGGCCGCGGTCCCCGGCGCGCTGACCACGGTGCTGCGCCTCGCGCACGCCACCGGCGCCCGGCTGGCCTGGGTGCCGCGCCGGGCCGGCGAGCGGGGCGCGGTGGAGGCGGGCGCGCTGCCCGGGCTGCTGCCCGGGGGCCGTCCGGTGGCCGCCCCGGCCGCGCGGGCCGAGGCCGCCGCCGCGTGGGGGGTCCCCGACCTGCCGTCCCGGCTCGGCCGGGACACCGAGCAGATCCTCAAGGCCGCCGCGCACGGCGAGCTGGACGCGCTGCTGGTCGGCGGCGTCGACCCGGACGACCTGCCGGATCCGGCGCTCGCCGACGAGGCGCTGGCCGCGGTGCCGTTCGTGGTGTCGCTGGAGCTGCGCCCGTCGGCCGTCACCGCGCGAGCCGACGTGGTGCTGCCGGTGGCCGCGGTGGCCGAGAAGGCCGGCACCTTCCTGGACTGGGAGGGCCGGGTGCGGATGTTCGAGTCGGCGCTCAAGCCGGACCAGCAGATGGGCCGTCACCTGCATTCGGACGTCCGGGTGCTGGACATGCTGGCGGACGCGCTGGGCCACCGGCTCGGCCTGCCCGACGTCCGCGCCGCCCGGCTGGAGCTGGACCGGTTCACGCCGTGGACCGGCGAGCGGGCCGCCGACCCGGCCGCGCACCCCGGCCTGCTGCCCCGCCCGGCCGCCGGGCAGGCGGTGCTGGCCGGGTGGCGCCAGCTGCTCGACAACGGCACGCTCCAGCAGGGCGATCCGCACCTGGCCGGCACCCGGCACAGGGCGGTCGCCCGGATCTCGGCCGCCACCGCGAAGGAGCTCGGCGCGAAGGAGCTCGGCGCGGAGGTCGGGGCGGACGAGACCGCGGGTCGCGCCCTGCGGCTGACCGGCCCGGCGGGCTCGCTCACCCTGCCGCTGGAGATCACCGACTCGCTGCCCGACCGCACGGTCTGGATCCCGCTCAACTCCACGCCGGGCGGCGCCTACCGCACGCTCGGCACCACCGTCGGACACCTGGTCACGATCGCCGCCGCGGACCTCGAACCCGCCGTGCGGGACGGGGCCGACGGCGAAGAGGCCACCGAGGCCACCGAGGCCACCGAGGCCACCGAAGGGGAGGACCGATGA
- the nuoH gene encoding NADH-quinone oxidoreductase subunit NuoH: MTPQPYETLQFFGHDPWWLVLLKAVFCFAFLVLTVLIAIVWERKVVAWMQLRIGPNRHGPWGMLQSLADGVKLALKEDLVVKGSDKVVYILAPIVAAVPAFMAFAVIPFGPAGDEVSIFGTRTAMQLTDFPVALLYILATASVGIYGIVLAGWSSGSTYPLLGGLRSSAQMISYEIAMGLSFAAVFIYSGSMSTSEIVAHQQPTWFAALLPVSFIVYIISMVGETNRAPFDLPEAEGELVGGFNTEYSSLKFAMFMLAEYVNMVTVSAVAATLFLGGWRAPWPVSTFWEGANHGWWPLLWITLKIQLLLFFFIWLRGTLPRFRYDQFMKLGWKVLIPVSLVWLVLIASVRALRNEGYAFGQVVLYVGGPVGVILLIALLRDFLRKAPEPQAPHPPGEFDPMAGGYPVPPMPGQQLPPVPRRRSRAPKQLQDALNGADHSEGS, from the coding sequence ATGACCCCGCAGCCGTACGAGACGCTCCAGTTCTTCGGCCACGACCCCTGGTGGCTGGTCCTGCTGAAGGCGGTCTTCTGCTTCGCCTTCCTGGTCCTGACCGTGCTGATCGCCATCGTGTGGGAGCGCAAGGTGGTGGCCTGGATGCAGCTGCGCATCGGGCCGAACCGGCACGGCCCCTGGGGAATGCTGCAGTCCCTCGCGGACGGCGTGAAGCTGGCCCTCAAGGAAGACCTGGTGGTCAAGGGCTCGGACAAGGTGGTCTACATCCTGGCCCCGATCGTCGCCGCCGTTCCGGCCTTCATGGCCTTCGCGGTGATCCCGTTCGGCCCGGCCGGCGACGAGGTGTCGATCTTCGGCACCCGCACCGCGATGCAGCTGACCGACTTCCCGGTGGCGCTGCTCTACATCCTGGCCACCGCCTCGGTCGGCATCTACGGCATCGTGCTGGCCGGCTGGTCCTCCGGTTCGACGTACCCGCTGCTGGGCGGGCTGCGCTCGTCCGCGCAGATGATCAGCTACGAGATCGCGATGGGTCTGTCCTTCGCGGCGGTGTTCATCTACTCGGGCTCGATGTCGACCTCGGAGATCGTCGCCCACCAGCAGCCGACGTGGTTCGCGGCGCTGCTGCCGGTGTCGTTCATCGTCTACATCATCTCGATGGTCGGCGAGACGAACCGGGCGCCGTTCGACCTCCCGGAGGCCGAGGGCGAGCTGGTCGGCGGTTTCAACACCGAGTACTCCTCGCTGAAGTTCGCGATGTTCATGCTGGCCGAGTACGTCAACATGGTGACCGTCTCGGCCGTCGCCGCCACCCTGTTCCTGGGCGGCTGGCGGGCCCCCTGGCCGGTGTCCACGTTCTGGGAGGGCGCCAACCACGGCTGGTGGCCACTGCTGTGGATCACGCTGAAGATCCAGCTCCTGCTGTTCTTCTTCATCTGGCTGCGCGGCACTCTTCCCCGGTTCCGCTACGACCAGTTCATGAAGCTCGGCTGGAAGGTGCTGATCCCGGTCTCGCTGGTGTGGCTGGTGCTGATCGCCAGCGTCCGGGCGCTGCGCAACGAGGGCTACGCCTTCGGCCAGGTGGTGCTGTACGTCGGCGGCCCGGTCGGGGTGATCCTGCTGATCGCTCTGCTGCGAGACTTCCTGCGCAAGGCGCCGGAGCCCCAGGCACCCCACCCGCCGGGAGAGTTCGACCCGATGGCCGGCGGCTACCCGGTGCCCCCGATGCCGGGTCAGCAGCTGCCGCCCGTGCCGCGCCGGCGCAGCCGCGCCCCGAAGCAACTCCAGGACGCCCTCAACGGGGCCGACCATTCCGAAGGGAGCTGA
- the nuoI gene encoding NADH-quinone oxidoreductase subunit NuoI, which yields MPSDHTPASQGPERPDRPSILGPAAGFGVTFRAMFKKRLTEQYPEQKKPTAPRFHGRHQLNRHPDGLEKCVGCELCAWACPADAIYVEGADNRDEERYSPGERYGAVYQINYARCILCGLCIEACPTRALTMTNEYELADSSRRDLIFTKEQLLVGLSEGMVDTPHAIFPGADEGAYYRGEITGAAPGTVQQERTDRENEAQQ from the coding sequence ATGCCGTCCGACCACACACCTGCGTCCCAAGGGCCCGAGCGGCCCGACCGGCCGTCGATCCTCGGCCCGGCCGCCGGCTTCGGCGTGACCTTCAGGGCCATGTTCAAGAAGCGGCTCACCGAGCAGTACCCGGAGCAGAAGAAGCCCACCGCCCCGCGCTTCCACGGCCGCCATCAGCTGAACCGGCACCCGGACGGCCTGGAGAAGTGCGTCGGCTGCGAGCTGTGCGCCTGGGCCTGCCCGGCGGACGCGATCTACGTCGAGGGCGCGGACAACCGGGACGAGGAGCGTTACTCGCCGGGTGAGCGCTACGGCGCGGTGTACCAGATCAACTACGCCCGCTGCATCCTGTGCGGGCTGTGCATCGAGGCCTGCCCGACCCGGGCGCTGACCATGACGAACGAGTACGAGCTCGCGGACTCCTCCCGCCGGGACCTGATCTTCACCAAGGAGCAGCTGCTGGTGGGCCTGTCCGAGGGCATGGTCGACACCCCGCACGCGATCTTCCCGGGCGCCGACGAGGGCGCGTACTACCGGGGCGAGATCACGGGGGCGGCGCCGGGGACGGTCCAGCAGGAGCGTACCGACCGGGAGAATGAGGCCCAGCAGTGA
- a CDS encoding NADH-quinone oxidoreductase subunit J: protein MTRLAEATGTTSTGEAVQFWVLAVIAVGGALGMLLMRRAVHSALCLAATMLALAVCYMAQGAVFLGVVQIVVYTGAIMMLFLFVVMLVGVTSADSLREQLRGQRFAAVLCGLGFGVLLIAGIANARLDHFTGLHEANAEGNVPGLARLIFTRYVWAFEVTGALLITAAVAAMVLTHREHVTAPRTQRELAAQRVKDNIQVPPMPAPGVYARHNAVDVPALLPDGTVAEESVMETLRQRGQIRDVSQAMLQRMAELENTTADWLGRPSSERPPVTGPRKSLEPVSADNGAGNGKHPKADEEGAE, encoded by the coding sequence ATCACACGTCTCGCGGAAGCCACTGGGACGACCTCCACCGGCGAGGCCGTCCAGTTCTGGGTGCTCGCGGTGATCGCGGTCGGCGGCGCGCTCGGCATGCTGCTGATGAGGAGGGCCGTGCACAGCGCGCTCTGCCTGGCGGCCACCATGCTGGCGCTGGCGGTCTGTTACATGGCCCAGGGCGCGGTGTTCCTGGGCGTGGTGCAGATCGTCGTCTACACCGGCGCGATCATGATGCTGTTCCTGTTCGTGGTGATGCTGGTGGGTGTCACCAGTGCGGACTCGCTGAGGGAGCAGCTGAGGGGCCAGCGGTTCGCCGCGGTGCTGTGCGGGCTCGGCTTCGGCGTGCTGCTGATCGCCGGGATCGCGAACGCGAGGCTGGACCACTTCACCGGCCTGCACGAGGCGAACGCCGAGGGCAACGTGCCCGGTCTGGCCCGGCTGATCTTCACCCGGTACGTCTGGGCGTTCGAGGTCACCGGCGCGCTGCTGATCACGGCGGCGGTCGCGGCGATGGTGCTGACCCACCGGGAGCACGTGACGGCCCCGAGGACGCAGCGCGAGCTGGCCGCCCAGCGGGTCAAGGACAACATCCAGGTGCCGCCGATGCCGGCGCCGGGCGTGTACGCGCGGCACAACGCGGTGGACGTTCCGGCGTTGCTGCCGGACGGCACGGTCGCCGAGGAGTCGGTGATGGAGACGCTGCGTCAGCGCGGCCAGATCCGGGACGTCAGTCAGGCGATGCTGCAGCGGATGGCCGAGTTGGAGAACACCACGGCGGACTGGCTGGGCCGGCCGTCGTCCGAGCGGCCGCCGGTCACCGGGCCGCGCAAGTCCCTGGAGCCGGTGTCGGCCGACAACGGCGCGGGCAACGGGAAGCACCCGAAGGCCGACGAGGAGGGCGCGGAGTGA
- the nuoK gene encoding NADH-quinone oxidoreductase subunit NuoK, with product MNPVNYLYLSALLFTIGAAGVLIRRNAIVLFMCVELMLNASNLALVTFSRLHGTLDGQIIAFFTMVVAAAEVVVGLAIIVSIFRTRHSASVDDSNLMKL from the coding sequence GTGAATCCGGTCAACTACCTTTATCTCTCGGCCCTGTTGTTCACCATCGGTGCGGCCGGTGTGCTGATCCGGCGGAACGCGATCGTGCTGTTCATGTGCGTCGAGCTGATGCTGAACGCCTCGAACCTGGCGCTGGTCACCTTCTCCCGGCTGCACGGCACCCTGGACGGCCAGATCATCGCGTTCTTCACCATGGTGGTCGCGGCGGCCGAGGTCGTGGTGGGCCTCGCGATCATCGTCTCCATCTTCAGGACCAGGCACTCCGCTTCGGTCGACGACAGCAACCTGATGAAGCTGTAG